The following are encoded together in the Nitrospira sp. genome:
- a CDS encoding OmpA family protein: protein MWYRQDPQSSDQNHPQRAEFMRRARILAGGLVALILFAVVCIPRHLPSQPLAAAITPASLYISFQQNSLVFRGSLPSERSKTAILQQAHTLYAKKGIRVTDQFTVDPQVGAATWVDTIPQLLPILGWMVERGSIIIDGHSLVLTGQVSSPREKADVLHAIAPAVRAGLTIEDRVMVAPTTTSPPTSVSLSALQLSLNQVLAKSSIEFEPDSATITAKGHAVLDHIVVLLQKVPTAPIEIASHTDIGGAAEHNLQLSRHRADAVKQYLTRQGLTNPFTTIGYGSTRPLSNRKYQPGLPQNQRIELLMIRTT, encoded by the coding sequence ATGTGGTACCGTCAGGACCCGCAATCCAGTGATCAGAACCATCCGCAACGGGCCGAGTTCATGAGGCGTGCGAGAATTCTGGCTGGTGGGCTCGTCGCACTGATATTGTTCGCGGTGGTGTGCATTCCTCGACATCTCCCCTCGCAGCCCCTGGCTGCAGCCATCACACCAGCCTCTCTCTATATCAGTTTCCAACAAAACAGCCTGGTGTTTCGCGGCTCATTGCCCAGTGAACGAAGCAAGACGGCGATTCTTCAACAAGCACATACCCTGTATGCCAAGAAGGGGATCCGTGTGACCGACCAGTTCACCGTTGATCCGCAAGTCGGTGCAGCCACATGGGTGGACACCATTCCACAACTTCTGCCGATCTTAGGCTGGATGGTGGAACGTGGCTCCATCATCATTGATGGACATTCCCTGGTCCTGACCGGTCAGGTCTCGAGTCCTCGTGAAAAAGCGGATGTCCTCCATGCGATCGCTCCTGCAGTACGCGCGGGGTTAACCATTGAAGACCGCGTGATGGTCGCACCGACAACGACCTCGCCCCCCACTTCTGTTTCGCTTTCAGCCCTACAGTTGTCACTGAACCAGGTTCTCGCAAAGTCCTCGATCGAGTTTGAACCGGACAGCGCCACGATCACGGCCAAAGGTCATGCAGTTCTGGATCACATTGTCGTCCTCCTACAAAAAGTTCCGACCGCCCCCATTGAAATTGCCAGCCATACCGATATTGGTGGTGCGGCAGAGCATAATTTACAGTTGAGCCGACATCGGGCCGATGCGGTCAAGCAATACTTGACGAGGCAGGGACTCACAAACCCGTTTACGACCATCGGCTACGGATCGACACGTCCTCTGTCAAACCGAAAATACCAGCCTGGTCTCCCGCAGAATCAACGGATCGAGTTGCTCATGATAAGGACTACGTGA